TTTGGGCACCTCAGGAACAGAGGTTGCGGCAACGGAACACGGAGACAGAAGAGAGCCTGGCCAAGCGGCTGGCTGCTGCCCGGGCAGACATGGAAAGCAGTGAGTgtgtgggtttggctggtgtcCCTGACCCTCCCCTATAGCAGCTGACTCACCTGCCAGAggtgggagggcagaggcaggagctgTCATCTACAGCTTCCCAACCCTCACTGAGCCTCCACTGGCCTTGCGGggatcccccctccccaccccaggcaaggAGCCCGGCCTGTTTGACCTGATCATTGTCAACGACAGCCTGGACAAGGCCTACTGGGCCCTGAAGGAAGCACTCTCAGAGGTGGGCTCCGACAGGGGGCAGGGCTGGATCTCTGTGCAGGAAAGGGCGTGGGACAGGGGATGGGGTTCAGGGCAaacccttcttcctctttcctgcaGGAAATCAAGAAGATCCAAGGGACTGGCTGCTCTTGAGGATGCCATCAGCTGTGTCCCCCCTGGACTGGACCCTGCACCCACTCTGGTGGCCAGGGTGTCCCTGGCAAGatggctctgcctgcctctctcaccTTGCTCCCCATGCCCATTTCTGGGTGCCCCTGATCAGTCCCACTCTCCTGTGGGAGTTGGGCTGGCATCCTAATAAAGAGCTGCTGGTGAGAGTGGCCTTGAGCCCATGGATTGCTGCCCTGTCCCTGTGTTCTTTATGCTGTGCTGCCACTCCTGGTGGCCGCCTCCTAAATCACCAGTCCCAAAAGGGCTGCAGGCTCCAGGTCCCCCCATGTCTGCTACTCTGGGCTGTTGGCCAGTGGGGCTGCTCCCCAACAGCACACAACTACCCAGGCTCCTTGTGTGCCCAGGAGCCACAGCCCAGAGACCAGCAGGGATGCCCTCCCACCTTTGTGTCTAGGAGATGAACAGGAGATGAACCCTCAGAGTGGGGGTTCCCCAGAGGCTGGGCTGCTTCCTGCCCTGAGGCgcaggtgggagcaggggggtggggctgccaggAGCATACACCTCTACCACTAGTTCCTCAAGATTCCTTGAGGCTGGCCGAAGAAGGCCTTGGGGCCTCATCCTGCTCCAGCCACCCCTCCTCCTGGTCTCCGAGCCAGGCGAGGGGTGGCAAGGGACAGACACTGTTGACTTGCAAAGGGGGTGCTGAGACTGTAGGAGCTGGACCCTGGTGTCTGGGAGGCCTGCATGTGCCATACACTCCCTTGGCCTTACCCACAGCCCACTAAGCCCAGCTGGCCAACTGGTCTGGGTGAGGTCAGTTCTGGAGACCTGGGGGATTCTGTTGGGGCTCCATGCTCCCTTGAGTCTGAGAAGACACCTCCCTTGCCACTAGTTTCAGGTCAGAGCAGCTGTGGTGCCCTGGGATATGGTGGTTTGTGCCTAGGCCACGCTCTTGGGGTGAGACCAAGACAGTGGACACAGGctcaagaggaggaagggagcccAGGCAGATGTAGTTGGGGAGGCTGGCGTCCATATGCCCAGGTGTACAGAGGAGGCCTGGTGGGAGTTAGGCCTGGGCACaggacagtgggcagaggggcactgggcaggccccagggcaggtaAGGCAAAGCCGACTGCCTCCCAACCCACTGTGCAGCCTGGGGGAGGCCCTTCCTTCTCTTGGCCCCGTACAGCTCCAGGGACAATCGGGGATTCAGACCCTGGGCCTTGAGGGGAACAATGGGGCCCTTGAAGGCCCTCCCCCTGCATTGTGCTTGGTGGTGAGAGGTGGCCCTGGGTCGGGTATGGGACTGCCGGGTGCACACCCTTGGAAGCCAGTGTCTGACCAGCCAGCAGGTGGAAGGGCTCACAGAGACTTACATTTTCTGGCCTGAAAAAGGTAGGATGCTATCAAGGGGACCAGGTGCGGGGTGCCCTATGGGTCTGATCAGTGTCACTCTCCCCTCTGGGCTTGGTCTCAGGCCAGGTCTGGCCTCTCCAGAAATGGCTGTCCCTGGGAGATGACAGGTGCTCAGCCTGGCCAGGTGTCTCATTCTAGAGCTCTGTCTCAAGCCCACTTCTCATCAATAGATCCTGACCAGTAGATTCTTCTGGGATCACAAGACccaagggtgggaggaggcagagctgtGGGAGCTGCTCAGGCCAGCTGatgagtgggagggaagggatgTGTGCCCAGCAcctccacagcagctggggccccTTGGGCTGTGCAGGACTGGCCAGCCCACACTAGCCACGCAGCTGCCATGTGCCCAGAGGCTGGGGCCTCAGGCTGTTCAGGCCTGGGGGGAATCTGGGAGCCCCACCCCATACAAGGGCAGTCAAGCCAGAGAGGTACACTTCTCTGCCTTCCACACTGCTCCTGACCCAGCTTCAACAAGCCTGTGCTTGTCCTGGGAATTCCTTTAGTCTTCATGGGTCCCAGATCTTCAGGTCTGGGCCCCACAGGTCAGCAGAGAACAGAACAGACCCAGGAGGGACCCCCAGTGTACCCCAGACACGGTGAGTGAGTTGACTGGGTTgccaggggaaggaaggtgggcagGAGTGGGCAGAGGTTTTTGCAAGGAGCAGTGGCTGGTCCAGGAGTGGTCGGGGCTGCTGCATGGGGCAGGGCACCTCCCTTACCCATCTGCCTGGGACCTGTGGTGTGCTGGGCTGTGGTGGAGCAAGTGGAtgtggtggggtgtggggtgcagaGAGAAAGGGGTGAGCATGCTCCATTCTGCTGAGAAAGGTGGCAGCGTGCTGGCTGCAGTGGCTTCACCTAGAGCAGTTTGGGAGGAGGTATGGAGAGCATGGGCACCCAGAAGGGTTGGGTGGTGGGCTCTGCACCCTACCCTGAGCCAGCAGTGCCTGGGAAGATCCAGAGAGTCCACAGGCCCAGCAACTGGAGCTGTCAGGGCTGTACAACCTCGACTCTCCCCAGGCCCACCCCTACCCCTTCAGGAGGAACTCCCCTCACTTCCTGATCCCAGCTGCAGTGGAGAGGGGCCCCAGAGTCCTCAATAAGTTCTCTGCCCCTTTGGGgtcccttgcatccctgggagggAGCAGGCACTCAAGGCCTTAGTTGTACCCATCCTCCTCCCAGCTCAGGTGTCCCTTCACCCCTCTGCATCTACTGAGCACATGGTGGGGGCACCTCCCCATCCTAGTGTGGAAGGAACTTCCCAGAagggagtgtgagtgtgtgtgagtccAGGCACCGAGGAGGCCGGCCCTGTGGGCCTTGTGAGGATGAGGGCTTTGATGGAGAGCCCAGGCTCCCTGGGGCCCAATCTGAGGGCCTACAACCCTCCTTgggctgctggggggtggggtggtggctgTTTTGCACATGGGAGCTGCAGTGCCTTTGTGGTAGACAGTCCCTAGGCCTGGGATTTGGGTCTTGGGTGACCAGGGAGCCTAGTCAAAATACAACAGAGACCTCCAGGACAGGAGTCAAGTGTCCCAGGGAGGTACCTGGCAAGACAGAACCCCATGGAGTCACTGCAGAGCTGAGGGGAGACCTGGGACAAGTGCTGAGGTCCAGTTGGGAGGTGGGCAGGCAGTACCAGGCCTGCTGAGGCCTGTGCCCCCCAGGGCCCCTCAgcaggtgtgtgggtgggggcaggatcTGGGCTCCTGCTAAGGCCTCAGCCTCGAAGGATGGACCCACTTTGAGTCACTCATGGCTGCTCACCTGTGGGTGAGGGTTGTCAGTGCCAGGTGCATGCAGGATCTCTGTGTCCTCAGGGAGGAGGAAAGCTGCCTGAGACGCCTCTTTCCAGGCCCTGGAGGCTCCCAGCACAGGGGCCCTGCTGCATGGAGAGCACTGGGGCCCTGCCTGCAGTGCCCCCCTCTGCAAAGAAAGTCCCACCCGCCCTGGCCCTCGGGGACTGGGAGGAAGTCTGGCCAGAGATGGGAAGGAGACTGCTGGCCAGGCTGTGGCCTGATGCACTGTAGGATGGCGCTGGGCCATCCTtggctcccagccctgcaggaCCTTTGCTcagacttgggggtgggggcacttgAGGCAGGAGAGCCCAGCTGCCACCCTGGAGAGACCACTACCCTGGGTCTGCACTGGAGTGGCAGGCCAGCTCTCCCCAGGACAGGCCATCCTGACACCCACTGAAGCCGTTGGGCATCTTCCTCCAGGCTCTTGGTGGAGATGGCTGACTGTCATGAGGAGCCCGTTTGTGCCCACACTGGCCCAACAGTCACCTCTCCCTCTCAACACCCTTGCTGACCTTCCAAGGCCTGCCGCCTCCCAGACCCCGAGCCTCAGGGGCACCCAGGTCCCTCTCCCAAACCTCATCCAGGATCCCTGGCCAGCCCTTACCTACACTTGTTCTAACATTTTGCTGTGGATGGGGTTCCCTGTGGATGAAGGCCCCTGCAAATCCCCAGGGCCTGGATCCCTGAAAGGCCAGCAACCCATTTCCACCACCAGGCCTGCTGAGCCCTGGTGGTGtcaccacccagcagccccaaCGGCCCCTGCAGCTCAGCACAGGCCACCAGCCAGTCCCTACTCCAACCTTGCAGCTTCCACAGAGACACAcatgtgctgggggtggggggaaatggggcagggGCTCAAAGTGCTCAGGCGGGGACTATTGCAATTGAGGCTCTTATTTTACAACACTGGCTTACAGAGAAGTTGTAGAGACTGGGAGGAGTTCCCATGTAATCACCAACCCCCCTCCACATTCCCTATGGCATGCTCGTCAGTCAACACTGCCAGCTCCACAGCCCACACTTCCCTCTGATGCTTGAGTTTCCCTGTGACCTTTGCTGCCTCAGGTTCCCCCGTGAGGCACGTGGTCCTCACTTCCCCCCAGAGTCCCACCCCCGAGTCCCCCAGTGGCATGCATATCTTGGGTCGCTAGGACCCTTGGAGCCCTGTGTGAGATGCCCTTGGGTGTCCTGGTGGCTGGGTGTGTTATTGGAGCCCCTTCTGGGACTTGTGTTCTGGTGGCCTGGACTGAGGTCTAGGGGATCatggcagcaggggcagggcccTTCTCCTCAAATCACAGCCAAGCCCTTGCTCTCAGCCTGGCATACCTGAGGGGGCCCACACAGGTTCCACTCTCCCCTCCTGGTGGGTGCCCTGGGCAGCCCCCTCTGAGGAATGGTGAGTTGGACTCCCCTCCTGGAACACGGGCTGCAAAAACTATTCAGAATGTCCTCATTTAGTTATTTAGTCAATCATTTGTATCAGTGGGGCTCATTTATTTCCTTGGTAATAATCTACTATAACCTCATCTATATGCTACCTGACTCACTTCGTCACTCTATCGCCCAAACTGACCCAGCTTCAGACACACATGGGAGCTCCTTCCTTGAGCTCCTGCCCCGGCAATGTGGGGGGAAGGGGCTCATGCTAGCACTTCCTTTTCTCCAGCACCACCGGTTGCTCCAGGTGCATTTCCTGAGGTGCTGGGACTGGTCCTCTGGATCGGTGTGTCAGGTCAGCAGGCAGCACCAGCTGAAAGTATAGTTGTGAGGTCCCCTGTGTGTGTCATTGGGACCAGGGCAGGAGTCTCACAGGGCAGGAGTCTCCCAGGCCAGAGCAGAGCAGTGCCAGCCCCTGACTGGGATGACTGCACCTTGACTTGCATGTGTGACACAGGCCCTGCACACACATGGATTAGCACATGGAAGTGCACTTGGTCCGAAGAGCCAGAGCCTCTGCCCCTGCCTGAAGGCTGCCTTGAGCTCCTCCATGGGGCtgaggggacagagacaggaggGTCACCCccccctcctgctgcccaggaTGGCTCCTCAGATGACCACTCTAGCCTACCAGTCTGCTGGTTTCTCCTCTTATCTGGTCTCTGTGGCCCTGAGTTGACCTGCATAAGCCCCCCAAGACAGAGCaccctccctgacccccagggTAGGGTCTGATCATGCCAAGCTAGAGCTGGTCTCAGGACCCCCCCATCACATCTCACAGGTGTCGGGCGGGCATTGCCACCACAGGAGTTACTGAGCATGGCACAAAAGCTCTCCCCAGAGAACCAGTTAATACACCTGAAACACAAGTCAGGTCTGCCTGCACCCTGACTGAGCCACCTATGTCttgggagagagaggagtgggggctACTCTGCCAGACCCTTTCCGGGTTCCTGCAGGGGTGGTGGGGGCCTCAGCCTCCTGCGATATGTCAGGTCCTGGAGGAGAGTGGGGTTGGCACCAGAGGGAGAGCAGCGGGCCTCAGGCCTGAGGGGTCCTCCGTGAACCTTGCCTGAGGCTGAGTGAGGGAGAAGGTGGTCCCAAGGGCGGACCTGAGCTAGTCTGtacctgtgtgtgcatgcatatgaGTGCATGTGCACATGTGAGTGTGCATGTCTCTGTACATATCAGTGTGTGCACATGCCTATAAGTGTGCGTACACTTGTATACGTGTCTAAGTTCTTTGTACACTTGTATGCACACGTctgagtgcatgtgtgtgaggtAACTGCATGTGAATGCGTGTATTTGTGTGCACAAGAGTGTGCACGTATATCTGTGAGTGGGTGTACACCTGTAAATATGTGAGTGAATGTGAGTGTGCATCTGTTTGTATTGCATGAGTAGTTCTGAGATGGGCTGTGCACTCAGATGTGAGGAAGTGGGGTCACTTCCCCAGGAACCCTGGataccctctcttcctccccacctaCAGCCTAGGGGAGAGGCCCAGCTGCATAAATAGGGCCCGTAGCCctgcctgtctctgcttctccatcccacacctgcccacactgcctcCTAGGCCTGTTCCAGGAGGGAAGGAGCCAGACACACCAGGCACCCAAGGATCTCCTTTCCCAAACCATCCAAGAGGAGGTACTGGCCTTGGCTACGGAGTAGGGAAGGTGGGTGTTGGGAGATGCTGCCCTGGAAACCTGGGGCCAGGGTTGTTTGGCTCTGCCCAAAGAGCTCCTTCTCTTGGGCACACGCCCACTCAGGTCAGCTGGTCTGGGATGTGGTGAGTAGCCCATGACTGTCTCTGAGTGTCACAGGTGTGCCTCACTGGACACATTTCCACCCTGGACAGATGCCTGGCCTCACCCACCCCCCAGCTGGGACTGCAAAGGACTGGAGGGAACCCATGAGAGGAAGGGCatgaaggggtgtgcagggtgtggAGTGGGGGTCTGGGCTTGGTGAAGCACTGGGGGCTGGGCAAgctggagcccctccccccatgcTTCCTGGGGGCTGCGTGGTGTGGGGGCTGAGGGTACATGGGGCTGGCCTCTAATTTCCTGTTGGCCCCACAAAGTAGGATCACCCAGTTGACTCCCTGTGCCTCTCAGGGCCTAGGGTGGGGTCTCCAGAAGTGGAGGATGGGCAAGGCTTGGGAGCTAAGGGAGTATAGAAGGGGCTGGCTCTGCTCCAGGCCACGAGGACCTGGAGTCAGGTCTGAGGGCTGCAGGGATGAGAGAGAGTCAGCTGGAGCAAGGCAGCTGTTGTCTGTGTGGGCTCTGTCCTTTGCCCACCCAGGCCCCACTATCCATGTATGCACCCCACTGCTGGGTTAGGACTCATGCCCTAGTgttcctcctgcctctgggtGGAGCTCTATTCCTGTATTGTCAtacatccctccctccccatcctcctgctcctccttgtCCCCTACCCAGGGTTGAACTTTGCTTTTTGTCCTCAGGTCCcaccaacccccactcccacatcccctcccgccctcctcctccccacctagGTTGAGCTCTACTGTGGCCCACAGgttcccaccccccgcccctaTGACCAACATGAGCTGGAGCTTCCTGACGCGGTTGCTGGAGGAGATCCACCACCACTCCACGTTTGTGGGCAAGGTGTGGCTCACGGTGCTGGTGGTCTTCCGTATCGTGCTCACTGCTGTGGGAGGCGAGTCCATCTACTCAGACGAGCAGACCAAGTTCACATGTAacaccaggcagccaggctgcgACAACGTCTGCTACGATGCCTTTGCGCCCCTGTCCCACGTGCGTTTCTGGGTCTTCCAGATTGTGGTCATCTCCACGCCCTCAGTCATGTACCTCGGATATGCTGTGCACCGCCTAGCCCGCGCTGCGCAGCAGGAGCGCCGCCGCGCCCCTGGCCGCAGCCCCGGGTCCCGTGTGCCCCCCACGCCCCTGCCACTACCCCCGCCATCCCACCCGAGCTGGCCCCAGCCCATCGACCTGGGCGAGGAAGAGCCCATGCTGCGCTTgggggaggaagatgaggagcCGGGGGCAGCAGAGGGCCAGGGCGAGGAGAACGAGGTGGAGGATGAGAGCGTGGCCAAGGGTGCAGGCGGGGACGCCAAGGCGGCAGGGACCCCGGGCACCAACGGGCCACACGATGGGCGGCGGCGCATCCAGCGTGAGGGCCTGATGCGTGTGTACGTGGCCCAGCTGGTGGTGCGGGCCGCCTTCGAGGTGGCCTTCCTGGTGGGCCAGTACCTTCTGTATGGCTTTGAGGTGCCGCCCTTCTTCCCATGCAGCCGCCGGCCCTGCCCGCACGTGGTCGATTGCTTCGTGTCGCGGCCCACAGAGAAAACGGTCTTCCTGCTGGTCATGTACGTGGTcagctgcctctgcctgctgctcAACCTCTGCGAGATGGCGCACCTGGGTCTGGGCAGTGCGCAAGACGCTGTAAGAGCCCGTCGCCCCCCGGCCGCTGCTCCCAGCCCGGTGCAACACCTGCCGCCCTGCCCACTCCTCGCTGCGCCCGCTGGCCTGGCCTGCCCGCCCGACTACAGCTTTGTGGTGCGCGCGGCAGAGCGCGCACACGCCCGCAACCCAGATCTGGCCAGCCTGGCGCAGCGGGCCCTGCAGGACCGGCATACGCTCGGGGACGGTAACcgcccaccctgctccagcctCCCAGCGCCCGTCCAGGGGCCCCCGAGGACCAGTGTGTCCGCATCCGGATCAGGCAGTGCTACGTCGGTGGGCACGGGAGGGGGCCAGGGCCGGCCGGGGACCAAACCCAAGGTGGACTCGGAGAAGGGCAGTGCtagcagcagggaggggaagaccACTGTGTGGATATGAGGCCCCTCCCCCAATGCTTTCAGTTCTCCCTCCAGCCAGTCACCAGTGGGGACTTGGGGATAAGGTTGGGGACTGGACTCAGTGGAAGCAGagaacctcctcctcctccgccccgtctccctcccccttcccctcccccctccccctcgtcctccttctcctcctgggcTGGCAGTCCTCCTCCTCGCaagaggtgggaaggggaagggcacCATCTGCTCGGTATCACTGCCTCTTCCCACCCAAGCCTCCTCTGTGTCCTGGATAAGAGGGGAGAATGGGCCTGGCAACCAGGAAGGGTCTCCAGCTCTGATCCTAAAGCCCCCACGGGTGGGCTGGACTGTGGCTAGGGTActgccccaccccctaccccatccAGAGGCACCTTGAACTGCTCTGGACTGGGTGCCCAGTCCTTCCCTCGGAGCCTCCCTGGAACGGGGCCAGAGCCTCAGGACAAGGGCTCTGGACAGAGTGCCGGGCTTCCTCTTTGCTCCCCTGCAGCAGCCCAGGTGTGATGTCCAGGGATGCCTGGTCTGGGCATTGGGGGTACAGTTGCTGTCCCTACTCCCTGTCCCTTTACCAGTACCCTGGCCCCCAGCCTATGTGCTGCTTCCTGCAGAGCCAGAAGCGATTCTGAGTCTTCTTCCTAcataggggaaactgaggcagcccTGGGCTATGCCTCCTCCTGCCTGGGTCCTCTAGGCCCCAGTGAATGAGCTGCTTGTTCTTCTCCTCAGAGAGAATGTGGGTCAGGCCTGCATCCTGCTTGGGGTCCCTGCCCAGACATCTGGGCTGAGGCCCTGGAAGGCTGGGGTGGACGTGGCCACACCCTTTGAACTTTGCAGCTGCCTGGCACGGGTCCTTCCTCTGGGACAGACTTAAAAGTTTTGCAAAGATGTCAGTCTACCTTGCTGCTGGGACCAACAGGGTGGTGGCCAGAGGGTGCAGCTTTGGtgctgctgggggaaggggctcTGGGGCTCCTAATTCAAACACAGCCTCCCCAACAAAgagtgtaaaataaaaaactaacttTTGTTTACAACCATTGTGTGTGTGGTGCACATgtttatatatgtgcatgtgacacatgtgcacacatgctaTGTTCAAGgaaatgtatgtatttgtgtgGTGTGGCATCACCGGTCTCTAGGTACACAGCAAAGTTCCAGGCTCGCCCAGAGAGCAGCTCCTCAAAGATGCTTGGGTGCAGCTCCATGCCAGGCAGCAGGCTGAGCGGGCGCCTCCAAGCTTGCAGACAGTAAGAACAAAGAGCAGGCCAGGCCCTAATAGTCAGAGCCAAGGTCAGCCTGAGGCCCAGGAAACAGAGGGGCACTGCTGTCTCAGGCCCAGCATCGTCTGGGTGGCAGCCAGAGCCATCAGTGGTGGCTTTGGTGAGGGGCAAATGTGGGCAAGAGTGCCAGAGAGGAGGGAACAGGGggtaggagagggaggggctTAGACTTTGGGGACCCCAGCTGCCTCAAAGCCTCCCTCAGGTCTAGGGCAAGTCCTGACAACCTCTCCTGGCTGCAAACCCTCTCTTTGCTGTCCCATGGCCAAGCCCCAAGTCAGGGCtgaaccccagccctggcctcagccTGCCTCTGGTCAGATGTCAGTGGTAAGCTAAGTTCCTCTTCTGTCTGGGATCAGACTGGCTGAGCCCCTAGGTGAGCCCCTCCTTAGCAAGCCCTGTCCCCAGGGGAGC
This window of the Desmodus rotundus isolate HL8 chromosome 9, HLdesRot8A.1, whole genome shotgun sequence genome carries:
- the LOC112304941 gene encoding gap junction gamma-2 protein — encoded protein: MTNMSWSFLTRLLEEIHHHSTFVGKVWLTVLVVFRIVLTAVGGESIYSDEQTKFTCNTRQPGCDNVCYDAFAPLSHVRFWVFQIVVISTPSVMYLGYAVHRLARAAQQERRRAPGRSPGSRVPPTPLPLPPPSHPSWPQPIDLGEEEPMLRLGEEDEEPGAAEGQGEENEVEDESVAKGAGGDAKAAGTPGTNGPHDGRRRIQREGLMRVYVAQLVVRAAFEVAFLVGQYLLYGFEVPPFFPCSRRPCPHVVDCFVSRPTEKTVFLLVMYVVSCLCLLLNLCEMAHLGLGSAQDAVRARRPPAAAPSPVQHLPPCPLLAAPAGLACPPDYSFVVRAAERAHARNPDLASLAQRALQDRHTLGDGNRPPCSSLPAPVQGPPRTSVSASGSGSATSVGTGGGQGRPGTKPKVDSEKGSASSREGKTTVWI